The proteins below come from a single Synechococcus sp. WH 8101 genomic window:
- a CDS encoding IS5 family transposase — translation MGGKQLGFLDYELTTAKKQTKREKFLSEMEVVVPWQALIDLIEPHYPKTSKKGGRPPYPLATMLRIHLLQQWYSLSDPAMEEALIEVPTMRRFAGIELISDRIPDETTILTFRHLLEKHDLGQQIFETVKAHLSTRGMTMRQGTIVDATLIAAPSSTKNKEGKRDPEMHQTKKGNQWYHRCAEGCAYGMKVHIGVDKDSGLIHSVVATAANVHDLTPAAELLHGDEEVVYGDAGYQGITKRPEMAGHSAVFRVAMRPGKRRALPDTPEGRLEDLIEAAKAHVRAKVEHPFRVIKQQFGFQKTRLRGLAKNRCKINVMAALTNLFLARGHLLAAA, via the coding sequence ATGGGCGGCAAACAGCTCGGCTTCTTGGATTACGAGCTCACCACGGCCAAGAAGCAGACCAAACGGGAGAAGTTTCTCTCTGAGATGGAGGTGGTGGTGCCATGGCAGGCGCTGATCGACTTGATCGAGCCCCACTACCCAAAGACGAGCAAGAAAGGCGGTAGGCCTCCCTATCCGTTGGCCACCATGCTGCGGATCCACCTGTTGCAGCAGTGGTATTCACTCAGCGATCCGGCCATGGAAGAGGCCCTGATCGAGGTGCCCACCATGCGCCGCTTTGCCGGCATCGAGTTGATCAGCGACCGGATCCCTGATGAGACGACGATCCTGACCTTCCGCCACCTGCTGGAGAAGCACGATCTGGGCCAGCAGATCTTTGAGACGGTCAAAGCCCATCTCAGCACAAGGGGCATGACGATGCGCCAAGGCACGATCGTCGATGCCACCTTGATTGCGGCACCCAGTTCCACCAAGAACAAAGAAGGGAAGCGCGATCCCGAGATGCACCAGACCAAGAAGGGAAACCAGTGGTATCACCGCTGCGCGGAAGGCTGCGCCTACGGGATGAAAGTCCATATCGGCGTCGACAAGGACTCCGGCCTGATCCATTCAGTCGTCGCCACAGCCGCCAACGTGCACGACCTCACCCCAGCGGCTGAGCTGTTGCATGGCGATGAGGAGGTCGTCTACGGCGACGCCGGCTACCAGGGCATCACTAAACGACCTGAAATGGCGGGCCATTCAGCAGTGTTTCGGGTGGCGATGCGACCAGGCAAACGCCGAGCGCTACCTGACACTCCAGAAGGAAGGCTTGAGGATCTGATCGAGGCTGCAAAGGCACACGTCCGCGCCAAGGTTGAGCACCCATTCAGGGTGATCAAACAACAGTTCGGCTTTCAAAAGACCCGACTGCGTGGCCTGGCCAAGAATCGATGCAAGATTAATGTGATGGCCGCACTGACCAATCTGTTTCTCGCTCGTGGCCATCTACTGGCTGCAGCATGA
- a CDS encoding Nif11-like leader peptide family RiPP precursor, giving the protein MSDEQLKAFLKAVKADAGLQEKLKAAGDADAVVAIAKTAGFGISVEELKRAEAEISEEELEGVAGGECNETYNYVHRGGNFLATWAMKSVCH; this is encoded by the coding sequence ATGTCAGATGAGCAACTCAAGGCTTTCCTGAAAGCCGTCAAGGCTGATGCAGGTCTTCAGGAGAAGCTAAAAGCGGCAGGTGATGCCGATGCCGTGGTGGCGATTGCTAAGACTGCTGGCTTTGGGATTTCTGTTGAAGAGCTGAAGAGAGCTGAGGCAGAGATTTCAGAAGAGGAGTTGGAAGGTGTGGCTGGTGGTGAATGTAATGAGACCTACAATTACGTTCATAGAGGCGGAAACTTTCTCGCGACCTGGGCCATGAAATCTGTCTGTCATTAG
- a CDS encoding Nif11-like leader peptide family natural product precursor codes for MSEDQLIAFLEAVKADAGLQERLKIAKDADAVVAIAQAAGFVISANDLMKAQAELSDEELEGVAGGVGCARIYGIDVDQVGRAASGPI; via the coding sequence ATGTCAGAAGACCAACTCATAGCGTTCCTAGAAGCCGTCAAGGCTGATGCAGGTCTTCAAGAAAGGCTAAAGATAGCAAAAGATGCGGATGCCGTGGTGGCGATTGCTCAAGCTGCGGGCTTTGTAATTTCTGCTAATGATCTGATGAAAGCTCAGGCAGAGCTTTCGGATGAAGAATTGGAAGGCGTGGCTGGGGGGGTGGGCTGCGCAAGGATTTATGGGATTGATGTGGATCAGGTCGGTAGAGCTGCGTCAGGACCAATCTAG